From a single Couchioplanes caeruleus genomic region:
- a CDS encoding DUF6910 family protein — MRVTTDRPTELRFDDGDPVRAASAVARFGDGWLVAQDDATHAAWLRPGGVERVRVLPPVDGHETFSSAEGTKHLKPDFEAACPIGDGVLLLGSGSSPARMRACLVTPGGGRTVADLTPLHHAVGDALGLADGHLNLEGACVVGDRLRWFQRGNSAAGVPSASVDVDLEALLAAVAGAGSDRVGIGGVRRYDLGTVAGVALAVTDAVALPDGRVIVSAAAEDTPNAVDDGPVVGAAVAVLADGHEPEVGLLPHPDKIKGLALRSSGAAGAELLAVVDADDPAVPSAALSLRLSW, encoded by the coding sequence ATGCGTGTGACAACGGATCGGCCGACCGAACTGCGGTTCGACGACGGCGACCCGGTCCGGGCCGCCTCGGCCGTGGCAAGGTTCGGCGACGGCTGGCTGGTCGCCCAGGACGACGCCACGCACGCCGCCTGGCTGCGACCCGGCGGCGTCGAGCGGGTCCGGGTCCTCCCACCGGTCGACGGGCACGAGACGTTCAGCTCGGCCGAGGGTACGAAGCACCTCAAGCCCGACTTCGAGGCGGCCTGCCCGATCGGCGACGGCGTCCTGCTGCTCGGCTCCGGGTCGTCACCGGCCCGGATGCGCGCCTGCCTGGTCACGCCCGGCGGTGGCCGCACCGTCGCCGACCTCACCCCCCTCCACCACGCCGTCGGCGACGCCCTGGGGCTCGCGGACGGCCACCTCAACCTCGAGGGTGCCTGTGTCGTCGGCGACCGGCTGCGGTGGTTCCAGCGGGGCAACTCGGCGGCGGGCGTACCGTCGGCCTCCGTCGACGTGGACCTCGAGGCGCTGCTCGCCGCCGTGGCCGGGGCCGGCAGTGACCGGGTCGGCATCGGCGGCGTCCGCCGGTACGACCTCGGCACGGTCGCCGGGGTCGCGCTGGCCGTCACCGACGCGGTGGCGCTGCCCGACGGGCGGGTGATCGTGAGCGCGGCCGCCGAGGACACGCCCAACGCCGTCGACGACGGGCCCGTGGTCGGCGCCGCGGTGGCCGTGCTCGCCGACGGTCACGAGCCCGAGGTCGGCCTGCTGCCGCACCCGGACAAGATCAAAGGGCTGGCGCTGCGCTCGTCCGGCGCCGCCGGCGCGGAGCTGCTGGCGGTGGTCGACGCCGACGACCCGGCCGTGCCGTCGGCCGCCCTGTCGCTGCGCCTGAGCTGGTGA